From the Oleiharenicola lentus genome, one window contains:
- a CDS encoding cbb3-type cytochrome c oxidase subunit II, which produces MKNGLIIFLGVFATLAVSWAGLLLGAHKQIGSLPQFKDPIEQTLNPAPLSGIADQGRLVYQDLGCATCHTQQVRYAGFGADIERKWGERGSFARDYIREQSVLIGSSRLGPDLRNVAARPYASAEFFHGLLYAPESVAPGTNMPAHKFLYEVRSLNGSQSSYKALKLSGTHAPAEGSEVVPTYRAEALVAYLMSLKDTYNYPDEQGLNAPAPAKEGGH; this is translated from the coding sequence ATGAAAAACGGTCTCATCATTTTCCTTGGCGTCTTCGCCACGCTGGCGGTCTCCTGGGCCGGATTGCTGCTCGGCGCACACAAACAGATCGGCTCGCTCCCGCAGTTCAAGGACCCGATCGAACAGACCCTGAACCCGGCGCCGCTCAGCGGCATCGCCGACCAGGGCCGCCTCGTTTACCAGGATCTGGGCTGCGCCACCTGCCACACGCAGCAGGTGCGGTACGCCGGCTTCGGCGCCGACATCGAGCGCAAGTGGGGTGAGCGCGGCAGCTTTGCCCGCGACTACATCCGCGAGCAGTCCGTGCTGATCGGTTCCAGCCGCCTCGGTCCGGACCTGCGCAATGTCGCCGCCCGGCCCTACGCCAGCGCCGAGTTTTTCCACGGCCTGCTTTATGCCCCGGAGTCGGTCGCCCCCGGCACCAACATGCCGGCGCACAAGTTCCTTTACGAGGTGCGTTCGCTGAATGGCAGCCAGTCCTCCTACAAGGCGCTCAAGCTCTCCGGCACACACGCCCCCGCCGAAGGCTCCGAAGTGGTGCCGACCTACCGGGCCGAGGCCCTTGTCGCCTACCTGATGAGCCTCAAGGACACCTACAACTATCCCGACGAACAGGGCCTGAATGCGCCCGCCCCCGCGAAGGAGGGCGGCCACTAA
- a CDS encoding c-type cytochrome: MSANHDNKFNFEASAASDDSIREVHAKLQSNKPDKPHGYPALPLVMLGIMCCVGFFGSIYMVHYSIRFDPLVVNAHANRAKPGEKAAVTLTRAQLGKSIYTANCIACHQATGGGVPGAFPPLAGSEWVAGSEERLVRIVLHGLQGPIKVAGNDYNNVMAPLGAVLKDEQIANVLSYVRQTWGNNAPDVEPATVARIRAETASHSGYWTAEELLKIGN; encoded by the coding sequence ATGAGCGCCAATCACGACAACAAGTTCAACTTCGAGGCCTCCGCCGCGAGTGATGACAGCATCCGCGAGGTCCACGCCAAGCTGCAGAGCAACAAGCCCGACAAACCCCACGGTTATCCGGCGCTCCCGCTCGTGATGCTTGGCATCATGTGCTGCGTCGGTTTCTTCGGCTCCATCTACATGGTGCATTACTCGATTCGCTTCGACCCGCTCGTGGTCAACGCGCACGCGAACCGCGCCAAGCCGGGTGAAAAAGCCGCCGTTACGCTCACCCGCGCTCAGCTGGGCAAATCCATTTACACGGCCAACTGCATTGCCTGCCACCAGGCCACCGGTGGCGGCGTGCCGGGTGCCTTCCCTCCGCTCGCTGGATCCGAGTGGGTGGCGGGGAGCGAGGAGCGTCTCGTGCGCATCGTGCTGCACGGCCTGCAGGGCCCCATCAAGGTCGCGGGCAACGACTATAACAACGTCATGGCGCCACTGGGCGCCGTCCTGAAGGACGAGCAGATTGCCAACGTGCTCTCCTATGTTCGCCAGACCTGGGGCAACAACGCCCCCGATGTGGAGCCCGCGACGGTTGCGAGGATTCGGGCCGAAACCGCCTCGCACTCCGGTTACTGGACCGCGGAAGAGCTGCTCAAGATCGGCAACTGA
- a CDS encoding DUF4412 domain-containing protein has translation MNPLLRLLAVGTLFTATLAHAASAFEGKLSLNITAGKGKPQVMDYSIKENAIRIDMQADGQSFASIMDLKKMEMMMLMPSEKMYMVMQLKGTVEKAAKKMEGKEPDIEKTGRTETILGYKCDEYVTKDKNSTTELWIAEGLGVFMGLGENGGGGGPMGGMFGGKKKAGASWEEKFKGKPGFPLRVVSRDGKSKETFRMEATKVEPGSLPASLFQPPAGWQKFQMPNMGDMLKGMGGG, from the coding sequence ATGAATCCCTTACTTCGTCTGCTTGCGGTGGGCACGCTCTTCACCGCCACGCTCGCCCACGCGGCCTCGGCCTTCGAGGGCAAGCTCTCGCTCAACATCACCGCCGGCAAAGGCAAACCGCAGGTGATGGATTACTCCATCAAGGAAAATGCCATCCGGATCGACATGCAGGCCGACGGCCAGTCCTTCGCCAGCATCATGGACCTGAAGAAAATGGAGATGATGATGCTGATGCCCTCCGAAAAGATGTATATGGTCATGCAGCTCAAGGGCACCGTCGAAAAGGCCGCCAAGAAGATGGAAGGCAAGGAGCCTGACATCGAGAAGACCGGCCGCACGGAGACCATCCTCGGCTACAAGTGCGACGAATACGTCACCAAGGACAAAAACAGCACCACCGAGCTCTGGATCGCCGAGGGGTTGGGCGTGTTCATGGGCCTGGGTGAAAACGGCGGCGGTGGCGGCCCCATGGGCGGCATGTTCGGCGGCAAGAAAAAGGCCGGCGCCAGCTGGGAGGAAAAATTCAAGGGCAAGCCCGGCTTTCCTCTCCGCGTCGTGAGCCGTGACGGCAAAAGCAAGGAAACCTTCCGCATGGAGGCCACCAAGGTTGAACCCGGCAGCCTGCCCGCCTCGCTGTTCCAGCCCCCCGCCGGCTGGCAGAAGTTCCAAATGCCCAACATGGGGGACATGCTGAAGGGCATGGGCGGCGGCTGA
- a CDS encoding acyl-CoA thioesterase codes for MPSEFRLQRTVEFCETDMAGIMHFSNFFRWMEACEAGFYRSLDLPLISFVPGNVVGWPRVTASCTYKEPLRFNETAEVRLLIKELRTRAVIYVFQFRKLDAAGTVLPPVVAQGEIAAVCVTADASGKMVAQPIPAAVRAKLEPAPASAYTV; via the coding sequence ATGCCCTCCGAGTTCCGCCTGCAGCGCACGGTTGAGTTCTGCGAGACCGACATGGCCGGGATCATGCACTTCTCGAATTTCTTCCGCTGGATGGAGGCCTGTGAGGCCGGCTTTTACCGCTCCCTGGATCTGCCGCTCATTTCCTTCGTGCCGGGCAACGTCGTGGGCTGGCCGCGCGTGACCGCGAGCTGCACCTACAAGGAGCCGCTCCGCTTCAATGAAACCGCCGAGGTCCGCCTGCTCATCAAGGAGCTCCGCACCCGGGCGGTCATCTACGTCTTCCAGTTTCGGAAGCTCGACGCAGCCGGCACGGTGCTGCCGCCCGTGGTCGCACAGGGTGAAATCGCCGCGGTCTGCGTGACGGCCGACGCGTCCGGCAAGATGGTGGCCCAGCCGATCCCGGCCGCAGTGCGCGCGAAATTGGAGCCGGCCCCGGCGTCGGCCTACACCGTGTAG
- a CDS encoding adenylate/guanylate cyclase domain-containing protein, with the protein MARRLFRFRRFSTQLLLLLAGLFAIVQASVYLLVTRANEANAREHIAQNLRGGAENFRLNLTNRIEYLTGFAMVLSNDYAMRSVIIKEPIDRETLRSTLVSYTERMQFNEDSVLPIIALFDLDGEILADTSANRELAGANVAPFRHLIAKSTGQDLEQSSGYCYLGGKLHVVVLAPLYAPRPNIAGWFGLAYPIDSFAQAIKQTSKLDVTFLTNPATGGLRVLSTTLDTGMAEDLVRHLNAHPDRTEELSLAGEPYVTLLEPLELIEEAPASIALQRSLAAELAPARELERVVLYISLAALLAATGVAFAIARGVSRPMQQLARHTKLVAEGDYTQHIDLPRADELGQLATAFNQMTDGLAERDKVRNLLGKVVSPEIATQLLQSDLKLGGEEREVTILFCDLRNFTGMSERMPPTEMLALLNRYLDRMSSIIERHGGVIDKYIGDAIMALFGAPIAIPEAANRAVSAAREMARALDLLNRELVAEGKPALAFGIGINTARVVAGNMGSKNRLNYTVIGDGVNLASRLEGLTKDPAYASPVIVSEATLNAMQPPPAARELGEVLVKGKATPVKIFALSAKGETRAPYTV; encoded by the coding sequence GTGGCCCGGCGGCTCTTCCGTTTCCGACGCTTCAGCACGCAGCTGCTCCTGCTGCTGGCCGGGTTGTTCGCCATCGTGCAGGCCTCGGTCTATCTGCTGGTGACCCGCGCCAACGAGGCGAACGCCCGCGAGCACATCGCCCAGAATCTGCGCGGAGGCGCGGAAAACTTCCGGCTGAACCTCACCAACCGGATCGAATACCTCACCGGCTTCGCCATGGTGCTCAGCAACGATTACGCCATGCGCTCGGTGATCATCAAGGAGCCGATCGACCGCGAAACGCTCCGCTCCACTCTTGTGAGTTACACGGAACGCATGCAGTTCAACGAAGACTCGGTGCTTCCGATCATCGCGCTGTTCGATCTCGACGGAGAAATCCTGGCCGACACTTCCGCCAATCGTGAACTGGCGGGGGCCAATGTCGCGCCCTTCCGTCATCTGATCGCGAAATCCACCGGGCAGGATCTGGAGCAGAGCAGCGGCTACTGTTACCTGGGCGGCAAACTGCATGTGGTCGTGCTGGCCCCGCTTTATGCCCCGCGGCCGAACATCGCCGGCTGGTTTGGCCTCGCCTACCCCATCGACTCCTTTGCGCAGGCGATCAAGCAGACCTCCAAGCTGGATGTCACCTTCCTTACGAATCCTGCGACCGGTGGCCTGCGCGTGCTTTCCACCACCCTCGATACCGGCATGGCGGAGGATTTGGTGCGCCACCTGAACGCGCACCCCGACCGGACCGAGGAGCTCTCTCTGGCCGGTGAACCGTATGTTACACTGCTTGAACCGCTGGAATTGATTGAGGAAGCCCCCGCCAGCATCGCCCTCCAGCGTTCCCTCGCCGCCGAACTGGCGCCCGCCCGGGAGCTGGAGCGGGTAGTCCTCTACATCTCCCTCGCCGCCCTGCTGGCCGCGACGGGTGTGGCCTTCGCCATCGCACGCGGGGTGAGCCGCCCGATGCAGCAGCTGGCCCGGCATACCAAGCTCGTGGCCGAGGGTGACTACACCCAACACATCGACTTGCCGCGGGCGGACGAACTCGGGCAGCTGGCCACCGCCTTCAACCAGATGACCGACGGCCTGGCCGAGCGCGACAAGGTGCGCAATCTTCTCGGCAAGGTCGTGTCGCCCGAGATCGCCACGCAGCTCCTTCAGTCCGACCTCAAGCTCGGCGGCGAGGAGCGCGAGGTCACCATCCTGTTCTGCGACCTGCGCAACTTCACCGGCATGAGCGAACGGATGCCGCCCACCGAGATGCTGGCCCTGCTCAACCGCTACCTCGACCGCATGAGCTCGATCATCGAGCGCCACGGCGGCGTGATCGACAAATACATCGGCGACGCGATCATGGCCCTCTTCGGCGCGCCCATCGCCATCCCCGAGGCCGCCAACCGCGCGGTCAGCGCCGCGCGCGAGATGGCCCGGGCGCTGGATCTCCTGAACCGCGAGCTCGTTGCCGAGGGCAAGCCCGCGCTCGCCTTCGGCATCGGCATCAACACCGCGCGGGTCGTGGCAGGCAACATGGGCTCCAAAAACCGCCTCAACTACACCGTGATCGGCGACGGTGTGAACCTCGCCTCCCGGTTGGAAGGCCTGACCAAGGACCCCGCCTACGCCTCGCCGGTCATCGTCAGCGAGGCGACGCTCAACGCCATGCAGCCGCCGCCGGCCGCGCGCGAGCTCGGCGAGGTGCTGGTCAAGGGCAAGGCCACCCCGGTGAAAATCTTCGCGCTCTCCGCCAAGGGAGAAACCCGGGCGCCCTACACGGTGTAG
- a CDS encoding methylamine utilization protein encodes MFVLRAILFLTLAVSLRAAEFSCTVTNAKGGEPLAEAAVSLIPLDQPAPPVPADAKVEIVQQDQEFSVFLTVVQTGTHVMLPNRDNVQHHVYSLSRPRRFELPLYNPGQTESIVFEVEGQVTIGCNIHDWMISHVVVVPTPWFAKTDDQGAARISAPAGRYRLEIWHPRLGKPDTREVTLSDGSAAQASAPLTLKPDRRVRRATGGKTGGYR; translated from the coding sequence ATGTTCGTCCTTCGCGCCATCCTGTTCCTGACCTTGGCGGTGTCCCTGCGGGCCGCTGAATTCAGCTGCACCGTCACCAACGCCAAGGGCGGAGAGCCCCTCGCCGAGGCCGCCGTCTCGCTCATCCCGCTCGACCAGCCCGCCCCGCCGGTCCCGGCCGACGCCAAAGTGGAGATTGTGCAGCAGGACCAGGAATTCTCCGTCTTTCTCACGGTCGTGCAAACCGGCACCCACGTGATGCTGCCCAATCGCGACAACGTGCAGCACCACGTCTATTCCCTCTCCCGTCCGCGTCGCTTCGAACTCCCGCTCTACAACCCCGGCCAGACCGAATCCATCGTCTTTGAGGTGGAAGGCCAGGTTACCATCGGCTGCAACATCCACGACTGGATGATCTCGCACGTCGTGGTGGTGCCGACACCCTGGTTCGCCAAGACCGACGACCAGGGCGCGGCCCGCATCAGCGCCCCGGCCGGCCGCTACCGCCTCGAAATCTGGCACCCGCGTCTGGGCAAGCCTGACACACGCGAGGTCACGCTCAGCGACGGTTCAGCCGCGCAGGCTTCCGCCCCCCTCACCCTCAAACCCGACCGGCGCGTGCGCCGCGCCACCGGCGGCAAGACCGGCGGCTACCGCTGA